In one window of Paraflavitalea soli DNA:
- a CDS encoding S8 family peptidase — protein sequence MRYSILLTICCCYCLTINAQESDSALLHQKLAPALARSKAGLADDRPGTWWVVVSDKEQFKAFLAKERLPVIITGEYAPTRLLIVQTSHKTLVNKLLKTPWVIFADQPRLPREEQVVSSHDNTTSQINTVHGLYPALNGNGLTVSVKENKPDTTDIDLKGRYLSTPLSSPTISQHAGIMSTLIGGGGNSDYSGKGAAWGVTLSSSDFASLLPDANTAYQQYQITVQNHSYGTGVENYYGADAAAYDASSIANTHLLHVFSAGNAGNQTSTQGAYAGIAGYANLTGSFKMGKNMITTGAINSFYQVEALSSKGPAYDGRVKPELVAFGEDGSSGAAAITSGIAVLVQQAFKNTTGQLPAASLVKAILLTTADDIGTPGIDFQTGYGKVNALKAVEAVQQSTYASGYIAQGQTYTTALTIPADIQQVKLTLCWYDVPATPNANKALINDVDLELINTSTGQHWQPWVLSHAAHIDSLVKEPVRKRDSLNNNEQITLNNPAPGNYIIQVKGYSIPSGPQAFSLAWHLDTAGRFRWYYPIKADQVRAGDNNIIRWASSFSSNDPARLEYSTDGGHQWKLITNNADLTRGYYQWTAPDTCTTALLKITTDNHSFLSDTFNLSARIKANTGFNCQDSFLLTWNRPTGVSQFVVYALKGNYLSPLLTTTDTNVILSKAAHPALYYTVSPVLANDYNGMKAYSFNYTAQGIGCYIKSFLADLVDNTVKLMIELGTRYAVQKITVEKLGISGYNRLQSIEPVNSLQYQLTDNTLHWGVNTYRLKIQRTDDSFIYSQPETVYNLQDAGYIVYPNPVPAGAMLHILTAIPGNNSIILFNATGQQVLQKKLTEMHEQLSLLALQRGIYFYLIRKDGQKEQTGSIVIY from the coding sequence ATGAGATACAGTATCCTGCTAACCATCTGCTGCTGTTACTGCCTGACTATCAATGCCCAAGAGTCAGACAGTGCTTTGCTGCACCAAAAACTCGCACCCGCATTAGCAAGGTCAAAAGCCGGTTTGGCCGATGACAGGCCTGGTACATGGTGGGTTGTCGTCTCTGATAAAGAACAGTTTAAAGCCTTCCTGGCGAAGGAGCGGCTGCCGGTCATTATCACCGGTGAATATGCGCCCACCCGCTTGCTGATCGTACAAACTTCCCATAAAACACTGGTAAATAAATTATTAAAGACCCCCTGGGTTATTTTTGCCGACCAACCCCGTCTTCCGAGAGAAGAACAGGTGGTGAGCAGCCACGACAATACCACCAGCCAGATAAATACGGTCCATGGCCTCTACCCTGCCCTCAATGGCAATGGACTTACCGTATCTGTCAAGGAAAATAAGCCCGATACCACCGATATTGATCTTAAAGGCAGGTACCTGTCCACTCCCCTCAGCTCACCTACCATTTCGCAGCACGCCGGCATTATGAGCACACTCATCGGCGGCGGCGGCAATAGTGATTATTCCGGCAAAGGAGCGGCCTGGGGTGTCACCCTAAGCTCTTCCGACTTTGCCAGCCTGCTGCCGGATGCCAACACCGCCTATCAGCAATATCAGATCACGGTTCAGAATCATTCTTATGGTACGGGGGTAGAGAATTATTATGGAGCGGATGCCGCCGCTTATGACGCCAGCAGTATTGCCAATACTCATTTGCTGCACGTTTTTTCGGCCGGCAATGCAGGCAACCAAACCAGCACACAGGGCGCTTACGCCGGCATAGCGGGTTATGCCAATCTCACCGGCAGTTTTAAGATGGGCAAGAATATGATCACCACTGGGGCCATCAATAGCTTTTACCAGGTAGAGGCGCTGAGTTCAAAAGGTCCTGCTTATGATGGGCGGGTAAAACCGGAGTTGGTAGCATTTGGGGAAGACGGTAGTTCAGGCGCCGCTGCGATCACTTCAGGCATAGCCGTGCTGGTACAACAGGCTTTTAAAAATACTACCGGCCAACTACCGGCTGCTTCACTGGTAAAGGCCATCCTGCTTACCACGGCAGATGATATAGGCACACCAGGCATTGATTTCCAAACAGGCTATGGTAAGGTCAATGCACTCAAAGCAGTGGAGGCGGTACAACAAAGTACCTATGCTTCCGGTTATATTGCCCAGGGGCAAACATATACCACCGCACTTACCATTCCTGCAGATATACAGCAGGTCAAACTTACGCTTTGCTGGTATGATGTGCCAGCCACGCCCAACGCCAACAAAGCACTGATCAACGATGTAGACCTGGAGTTGATCAATACAAGTACGGGGCAACACTGGCAACCATGGGTATTAAGCCATGCTGCACATATAGATTCGTTGGTAAAAGAGCCTGTTAGAAAAAGGGATAGCCTGAATAACAATGAACAAATCACGCTCAATAATCCTGCACCCGGCAATTATATTATCCAGGTAAAAGGTTATTCTATCCCTTCAGGGCCACAGGCATTTTCACTGGCCTGGCACCTGGATACTGCCGGCCGCTTTCGCTGGTATTATCCCATTAAAGCAGACCAGGTACGTGCAGGTGATAACAACATTATCCGGTGGGCTTCCTCTTTCTCAAGCAATGATCCGGCCCGTCTCGAATATTCTACAGATGGCGGACATCAATGGAAGCTGATTACCAACAATGCAGACCTGACCAGGGGGTATTACCAATGGACGGCGCCAGATACCTGTACCACGGCCCTGCTGAAAATAACCACAGACAATCATTCCTTTTTATCTGATACTTTCAATCTTTCCGCAAGAATTAAAGCCAATACAGGATTCAACTGCCAGGATTCCTTCCTCCTTACCTGGAACAGACCGACCGGCGTAAGCCAGTTTGTAGTTTATGCACTGAAAGGCAATTACCTCAGCCCATTGCTTACGACTACAGATACGAACGTTATTTTGAGCAAAGCAGCTCATCCCGCCTTGTATTATACCGTATCACCAGTACTGGCCAACGACTATAATGGTATGAAAGCTTATTCCTTCAATTATACTGCACAGGGAATAGGGTGTTACATCAAAAGTTTCCTGGCGGACCTGGTAGACAATACCGTCAAATTAATGATTGAGTTGGGAACCCGCTATGCGGTACAAAAAATAACAGTGGAGAAATTGGGTATTTCAGGTTATAATCGCCTGCAATCAATAGAACCGGTAAATTCTTTACAATACCAGTTAACTGATAATACATTGCACTGGGGGGTAAATACTTATCGCCTGAAAATACAGCGCACGGACGACTCCTTTATTTATAGCCAGCCGGAAACAGTGTATAATTTACAAGATGCAGGTTATATCGTTTACCCAAACCCTGTACCCGCAGGCGCTATGCTGCATATCCTTACTGCCATTCCAGGCAACAACTCCATTATACTGTTCAATGCAACAGGTCAGCAGGTACTACAAAAGAAGCTAACAGAAATGCATGAGCAATTGTCCTTGTTAGCACTTCAAAGGGGCATTTACTTCTACCTAATCCGGAAAGACGGGCAGAAAGAGCAGACGGGCAGCATTGTTATTTATTAA
- a CDS encoding T9SS type A sorting domain-containing protein, translating to MKSLLILMRKGILMSLLYLLPLIGWAQDCSTLNFTFTTKESRCIATGSIKVNITGGTGSYNIKVTGPVTTAYTSSTNITGLSAGTYVVSVKDINTGCVTEKYNVIVPGSYSDPRFTLNKTDVTCMNGTDGTVSVTGLQNGRSPFIYTIVAPSPSKVGTTNSTGNFTGLVAGEYAIELKDSCGGQQTRRVTILNYQWWVDGVTVGRVGCDSAQVTVKLKDSKGNTTIFNGFKYGVVRGTGDTVWSTNSNFRFYIGNKRSVKVVVKDPCGTTTVTNWVDPNKPTVAATITTSNFLCNKFDAKATGQSNLINPVYDLYNSSNVKVASNNTGTFTGLAYGNYCMRIKDNCYDTTIERCFSPARPRPAVASNVTISNRGCNNFTASITGQANLTNPIYTLFNSNNVEIAGSPDGTFNNIPYGTYCIKIKDGCYDTTITKCFTERAPKPEVALNISTSNLDCNNFTGSVTGQANLSNPQYCLYNSSNVQLACNTSGNFGNLLYNTRYCIRIKNDACYDTTIERCFIIPRQIPSVATNVDITQNCNSFNAKITGQTNITNPNYCLYNANNVQIACNTDGIFNNLPYGYYCVTVKNSAACYDTVIKRCFEPVRPRPSLSSVVNISNKGCDVVTAKVTGSNLTNPKYYLYNAANVAIDSNTTGTFNNVPYGYHCIRVRNTCYDTLMERCFTVKRDVPSVGSIAISNKACATFTAKVNGQTNLKNPQFNIYDTLGNFVANSTNGTFNNLPYGYYDIKIKDTCYDTVIVRRFNADPVPISIAVTAMESCTFGTTDVKVTFNTGNAPYKIEVLNPVGILVTSVTSATSPVMINALQPLTGGQQYTVIGIDNCNVRDTAKVTPRPSIVNKTKFVKSKCPSGVWENGATDIDIDVNSNMGVVTPVIIKKNTNTVNITFTSNVGSTFKFVDLEPATYIVQYSVPNCTGKIYDTIDVVPYSFPGLQQSAAYQCDNNNFSVGAVVTGGTGPFAYEIIGSIPASPSINTTGQASPVFTITNGVQYSLVRLRALDACGNATLNDVNILPLANTIIYASSDCYYSDISLHVDSTANATYKWFKKTSAVDSVLVSNTTSYKIPYLLPSDTGVYVCHMSVNGGCLTKLSYFHVTGMCSGTLPGQVKLSGKDINGAVQLNWAAQQDVDTKEYIVERSAIINGSYAAIGNLNSRQSGGSVMYAFTDETPLTGTNYYRLRIVGKDNKVTYSNIIHVKMATVRAVSLYPNPVQKVLNISLSARQPESYKLSLVSATGQIVHEQLVQKVQQTTVQYHRDARVKSGIYMLRITALSSQESFVYKVIFE from the coding sequence ATGAAGAGCCTGTTGATACTGATGCGAAAGGGGATCCTTATGTCCCTGCTTTACCTGCTCCCCCTGATTGGGTGGGCCCAGGATTGTTCTACTCTTAACTTCACATTTACCACCAAAGAATCGAGATGTATCGCTACCGGAAGTATTAAGGTGAATATCACCGGCGGTACAGGTAGTTACAATATCAAAGTAACAGGGCCTGTTACCACAGCCTACACTTCATCTACCAACATTACCGGTCTTTCTGCCGGCACCTATGTAGTAAGTGTAAAAGATATCAATACCGGTTGTGTTACCGAGAAATACAATGTCATTGTTCCGGGATCCTATAGCGATCCCCGTTTTACATTGAATAAGACTGATGTTACCTGTATGAATGGCACAGATGGAACGGTTAGTGTAACCGGCTTGCAAAATGGAAGATCACCTTTTATTTATACCATCGTAGCTCCTTCACCAAGCAAAGTAGGTACCACCAATTCCACCGGTAACTTTACTGGCCTGGTAGCAGGAGAATATGCTATAGAATTAAAAGACTCCTGCGGTGGTCAGCAAACACGGCGTGTTACCATCCTCAACTATCAATGGTGGGTAGATGGTGTTACCGTAGGCCGGGTTGGTTGTGATAGCGCCCAGGTAACTGTAAAACTTAAAGACAGCAAAGGCAATACAACCATATTTAATGGTTTCAAATATGGAGTGGTGAGAGGTACCGGCGATACCGTATGGTCTACCAACAGCAACTTCCGCTTTTATATCGGTAATAAACGTTCTGTGAAAGTGGTTGTTAAAGATCCCTGCGGTACCACAACCGTCACTAACTGGGTGGATCCGAACAAACCTACGGTGGCTGCTACCATTACAACTTCTAATTTCCTGTGTAATAAATTCGATGCAAAAGCTACCGGCCAAAGCAACCTGATCAATCCGGTGTATGATTTATACAATAGCAGCAATGTAAAAGTAGCCTCCAACAATACCGGCACTTTTACAGGTCTGGCTTATGGTAACTATTGTATGCGTATAAAAGATAATTGTTACGATACCACCATTGAGCGCTGCTTTTCGCCAGCAAGACCCAGGCCGGCAGTGGCCAGTAACGTAACCATTTCGAATAGGGGATGTAATAACTTCACGGCTTCCATAACCGGACAAGCCAACCTGACCAATCCTATATATACCTTGTTCAATAGCAACAATGTGGAGATCGCAGGTTCCCCAGATGGTACATTCAATAATATTCCTTATGGAACTTATTGCATCAAAATAAAAGATGGATGTTATGATACCACCATCACAAAGTGCTTTACTGAAAGAGCGCCCAAGCCTGAAGTGGCGCTTAATATCTCTACCAGCAATCTTGATTGTAATAATTTTACAGGTAGCGTAACTGGCCAGGCTAATCTTTCCAATCCACAATACTGTTTATACAACAGCAGTAATGTACAGCTTGCCTGTAATACCAGTGGCAATTTTGGGAACCTGCTGTACAATACCCGCTATTGCATACGTATTAAGAACGATGCCTGTTATGATACGACCATCGAGCGGTGTTTTATCATCCCCAGGCAAATACCGTCTGTAGCGACCAATGTTGACATTACACAGAATTGTAACAGTTTCAACGCTAAAATTACCGGACAAACCAATATCACGAATCCCAATTATTGTTTGTACAATGCCAACAATGTACAGATTGCCTGTAATACAGATGGTATATTTAATAACCTGCCTTATGGTTATTATTGCGTTACCGTTAAAAATAGTGCAGCCTGTTATGATACTGTGATCAAAAGATGCTTTGAGCCTGTAAGGCCCAGACCTTCGCTTTCGTCCGTTGTAAATATCAGCAATAAAGGTTGTGATGTCGTTACTGCTAAAGTAACAGGTTCCAATCTCACCAACCCAAAATACTATTTATACAATGCTGCCAATGTAGCGATCGATAGTAATACTACTGGCACCTTCAACAATGTACCTTATGGTTATCATTGCATCAGGGTAAGGAATACCTGTTATGATACCCTTATGGAGAGATGCTTTACTGTCAAAAGGGATGTGCCTTCCGTAGGTAGTATTGCCATCAGCAATAAGGCCTGTGCTACCTTCACTGCTAAAGTGAATGGCCAGACCAATCTGAAGAACCCCCAGTTCAATATCTACGATACCCTGGGCAACTTTGTGGCCAACAGTACCAATGGTACCTTCAACAACCTGCCTTACGGATATTATGATATAAAGATCAAAGATACCTGTTACGATACTGTCATAGTTCGCCGTTTCAATGCCGATCCGGTGCCTATTAGTATTGCTGTAACGGCTATGGAGTCCTGTACTTTTGGAACCACCGACGTTAAAGTAACCTTTAACACCGGCAATGCACCGTACAAGATTGAGGTATTGAACCCGGTAGGTATATTGGTAACTTCTGTTACTTCAGCTACCAGTCCGGTTATGATTAATGCATTGCAGCCGCTCACAGGTGGACAACAATATACCGTCATAGGGATCGACAATTGTAATGTAAGAGATACCGCCAAAGTAACGCCACGCCCCAGCATTGTGAACAAGACCAAGTTTGTGAAGTCGAAATGTCCTTCCGGTGTTTGGGAAAATGGTGCTACCGATATTGATATTGATGTTAATTCCAACATGGGTGTGGTGACACCAGTGATCATCAAAAAGAACACAAATACTGTAAATATTACCTTTACTTCCAACGTAGGTTCTACCTTCAAGTTCGTAGACCTGGAGCCTGCTACTTATATTGTACAGTACAGCGTTCCCAATTGTACCGGAAAAATATATGATACCATCGATGTGGTTCCGTATAGTTTCCCAGGCCTGCAACAATCTGCCGCTTATCAGTGCGATAACAATAATTTCAGTGTGGGAGCGGTGGTAACTGGTGGAACCGGACCTTTCGCCTACGAGATCATCGGCAGTATTCCTGCTTCTCCCAGTATCAATACAACAGGCCAGGCCAGCCCCGTATTTACCATCACCAATGGCGTACAGTACTCATTGGTACGTTTGCGGGCATTGGATGCCTGTGGTAATGCAACCTTAAATGACGTAAACATCCTGCCACTGGCCAATACCATCATCTATGCCAGTTCGGATTGTTATTACAGCGATATCTCATTACACGTGGATTCTACTGCCAATGCTACTTATAAGTGGTTCAAGAAGACCTCTGCTGTAGACAGCGTGCTGGTAAGCAATACCACCTCGTATAAAATACCTTACCTGCTGCCGTCCGATACCGGTGTGTATGTATGTCATATGTCAGTGAATGGTGGATGTTTAACCAAACTTTCCTATTTCCACGTGACAGGGATGTGTAGTGGTACCCTTCCCGGACAGGTTAAGTTATCGGGCAAGGACATAAATGGCGCCGTACAACTGAACTGGGCAGCCCAGCAGGATGTAGATACCAAAGAATACATCGTAGAACGCAGTGCGATCATTAATGGTAGCTACGCAGCTATCGGTAACCTGAATTCCCGGCAGTCCGGCGGGTCTGTCATGTATGCTTTTACGGATGAGACACCGTTGACGGGGACCAATTACTACCGTTTGCGAATCGTAGGCAAGGATAATAAAGTTACTTACAGCAACATCATCCACGTCAAGATGGCTACCGTACGGGCTGTTTCACTGTACCCCAACCCGGTACAAAAAGTGTTGAACATCTCCTTGTCCGCCAGGCAGCCCGAAAGCTATAAGCTGTCTCTGGTCAGTGCCACCGGTCAAATAGTGCACGAGCAGTTGGTGCAAAAAGTACAACAAACTACTGTACAATACCACCGTGATGCCCGTGTGAAGAGTGGTATCTATATGCTGCGTATTACTGCACTCAGCAGCCAGGAATCATTTGTTTACAAAGTAATATTTGAATAA
- the rpsG gene encoding 30S ribosomal protein S7: protein MRKTKAKKIAPAPDAKYSDALVTRFVNNLMWQGKKNTAFTIFYDAMDRISKQTGENGYEVWKKALSNVTPAVEVRSRRIGGATFQIPAEVRADRKISLSIKWLIRYSRDRNGRSMAEKLANEVVAAAKGEGGAFKKKEDTHRMAEANKAFAHFKV from the coding sequence ATGAGGAAGACTAAAGCCAAAAAAATTGCCCCGGCGCCAGATGCAAAATACAGTGATGCCCTGGTAACACGTTTTGTGAATAACCTGATGTGGCAGGGTAAAAAGAATACGGCATTCACCATTTTCTATGATGCAATGGATCGTATATCCAAGCAAACCGGTGAAAATGGTTACGAAGTATGGAAAAAAGCTTTATCCAACGTTACACCGGCTGTTGAAGTACGCAGCCGTCGTATCGGTGGTGCTACTTTCCAGATTCCTGCTGAAGTACGTGCAGACAGGAAAATATCACTGAGCATTAAATGGCTCATTCGCTACAGCCGCGACAGGAATGGTCGTAGCATGGCAGAAAAGCTGGCCAACGAAGTAGTTGCCGCTGCCAAAGGCGAAGGTGGTGCTTTCAAAAAGAAGGAAGATACCCACCGTATGGCTGAAGCCAACAAGGCTTTTGCTCACTTCAAAGTATAA
- the rpsL gene encoding 30S ribosomal protein S12, which produces MPTIQQLVRKGREIIKSKSKSRALDSCPFRRGVCTRVYTTTPKKPNSALRKVAKVRLTNKVEVIAYIPGEGHNLQEHSIVLVRGGRVKDLPGVRYHIVRGSLDTAGVKDRKKSRSKYGTKREKAKK; this is translated from the coding sequence ATGCCTACAATTCAACAATTGGTTAGAAAAGGAAGAGAGATTATCAAGTCCAAGAGCAAGTCAAGGGCTTTGGATAGCTGTCCGTTCCGTCGCGGTGTATGCACCCGTGTATATACAACTACTCCCAAAAAGCCTAACTCGGCTTTACGTAAAGTAGCCAAGGTACGTTTAACAAATAAAGTAGAGGTGATTGCCTATATACCCGGTGAAGGTCATAACCTGCAGGAACACTCCATTGTGTTGGTTCGTGGCGGTCGTGTGAAGGATTTACCAGGTGTACGTTACCATATCGTTCGCGGAAGCCTGGATACAGCTGGTGTGAAGGATCGTAAAAAGAGCCGTTCTAAATACGGTACTAAACGTGAAAAAGCTAAGAAATAG
- a CDS encoding branched-chain amino acid aminotransferase, translating to MIDAYSIPVTKIDRSKLNDIPLENIPFGKYFTDHMLEADYENGEWKNVEIKPYQPLVLSPALASLHYGQAIFEGIKAYRNKDGEACIFRPLDNYKRFNISAARMQMPEVPEELFMEGMRQLINLDKNWIPAKEDHSLYIRPFMFSTDEVIGVKASDTYKFMIILSPTGPYYGAPMRIYVEEKYTRAAPGGVGYAKVAGNYGASMMVTAEAKSKGYDQVLWTDAAEHKYVQEIGTMNVFFILGSKAITPDLSAGTILAGVTRDSAITILRDMGLTVEERPVNIEEMIEAYKAGQLQEVFGTGTAATISPIKELKYKDFVMTFNVDEWKAAPEMKRRLNDIREGRAADKYGWMYKI from the coding sequence ATGATTGATGCATATAGCATACCTGTGACAAAAATTGATCGGAGCAAATTGAATGATATTCCCCTGGAAAACATTCCTTTTGGCAAGTATTTTACCGACCATATGCTGGAAGCCGATTACGAAAACGGAGAATGGAAGAATGTGGAGATCAAGCCTTACCAGCCACTGGTATTGAGTCCCGCCCTTGCTTCCCTGCACTACGGTCAGGCTATTTTTGAGGGCATAAAAGCCTACCGCAATAAAGATGGGGAAGCCTGTATTTTTCGCCCGCTGGACAATTACAAGCGCTTTAATATCTCTGCAGCACGTATGCAAATGCCTGAAGTGCCAGAAGAACTGTTCATGGAAGGCATGCGCCAGCTGATCAATCTCGATAAGAACTGGATCCCGGCCAAAGAGGACCATTCTCTGTACATCCGTCCGTTTATGTTCTCTACTGATGAGGTAATTGGTGTAAAAGCTTCTGATACATATAAGTTTATGATCATCCTCAGTCCCACAGGCCCCTATTATGGCGCTCCGATGCGGATCTATGTGGAAGAGAAATATACCCGTGCGGCCCCCGGAGGCGTAGGATATGCAAAAGTGGCTGGTAACTATGGCGCCAGCATGATGGTGACTGCCGAAGCCAAAAGTAAGGGCTACGACCAGGTGTTGTGGACCGATGCTGCCGAGCACAAATATGTACAGGAGATCGGTACCATGAACGTATTCTTTATCCTGGGCAGCAAGGCCATTACTCCTGATCTCAGTGCCGGAACCATCCTGGCGGGGGTGACAAGGGATAGCGCCATTACCATCCTGAGAGACATGGGGCTTACTGTGGAAGAACGGCCCGTCAATATTGAAGAAATGATCGAAGCTTATAAAGCCGGCCAACTACAGGAAGTATTTGGAACCGGTACAGCCGCTACTATATCACCCATCAAGGAGTTGAAGTACAAAGATTTTGTAATGACCTTTAATGTAGACGAATGGAAGGCTGCTCCGGAGATGAAACGCCGCCTGAATGACATCCGGGAGGGTAGGGCTGCTGATAAATATGGCTGGATGTATAAGATCTAG
- the rdgB gene encoding RdgB/HAM1 family non-canonical purine NTP pyrophosphatase, whose amino-acid sequence MIKLIFATNNAHKVQEIQAAIGDQIRVISLQEAGIDIDIPEPHDTLEANATEKSRTIRELTGVNCFSEDTGLEVDALHGEPGVKSARYAGEDKAFDKNIEKLLTKLGDNPNRSARFRTVISLLWEGREILFEGICDGTITGDKRGKEGFGYDPVFVPEGSTRTFAEMSLTEKGQFSHRKKAADKLVSFLQGVVQAS is encoded by the coding sequence ATGATCAAACTGATTTTCGCTACAAATAATGCACACAAGGTGCAGGAAATACAGGCAGCTATTGGTGACCAGATCCGTGTGATCAGCCTTCAGGAAGCAGGTATTGATATCGATATCCCGGAGCCACACGATACGCTGGAGGCCAATGCTACGGAGAAATCACGCACTATCCGGGAGTTAACGGGAGTAAATTGCTTCAGTGAGGACACAGGATTGGAAGTAGATGCCCTGCATGGGGAGCCTGGCGTTAAAAGCGCCCGTTACGCCGGGGAAGACAAAGCTTTTGATAAGAATATAGAGAAACTGCTTACCAAACTGGGGGATAATCCTAACCGTAGTGCCAGGTTCCGTACAGTGATATCACTGTTGTGGGAAGGCCGGGAAATATTGTTTGAGGGCATTTGCGATGGTACCATTACCGGAGATAAAAGAGGTAAGGAAGGTTTTGGCTATGATCCTGTTTTTGTTCCGGAAGGAAGTACCCGTACTTTTGCTGAGATGAGCCTGACGGAGAAAGGACAGTTCAGTCACCGTAAAAAAGCGGCAGATAAGCTGGTTTCCTTTTTGCAGGGAGTGGTACAAGCCAGCTGA
- a CDS encoding RNA polymerase sigma factor: MDQKSNYTISESDLIKGSIAGDRRMQEELYRRFAPKMYAVCLRYANNTDDAQDLLQEGFIKVYKNLHRFRAEGSFEGWVRRVFVNTSIEHFRKKSAQLSSVSEKEENTIEDADITALDSLAEKDIINIVQELSPGYRTVFNLYVVEGYSHKEIGELLGISEGTSKSQLARAKSILQKKVTQYLSDTKKSFTR; this comes from the coding sequence TTGGATCAAAAAAGCAACTATACCATTTCTGAATCCGACTTGATAAAAGGCAGTATTGCGGGAGACAGGCGAATGCAGGAAGAACTGTACCGCAGGTTTGCACCCAAAATGTATGCTGTGTGCCTGCGTTATGCCAACAATACAGATGACGCCCAGGACCTGTTGCAGGAGGGATTTATCAAGGTATATAAAAACCTGCATCGCTTCCGGGCAGAGGGTTCATTTGAAGGATGGGTAAGAAGGGTATTTGTAAACACTTCTATAGAGCACTTCCGCAAGAAATCGGCCCAGCTATCCAGCGTCAGCGAAAAGGAAGAGAACACCATTGAAGATGCGGATATCACAGCGCTTGACAGCCTGGCCGAAAAAGATATCATCAATATTGTGCAGGAGCTTTCACCCGGTTACCGGACTGTATTCAACCTGTATGTAGTGGAAGGATATTCCCACAAAGAGATCGGTGAGTTGTTGGGAATCAGTGAAGGTACCAGTAAGTCACAATTGGCCAGGGCCAAGTCCATTTTGCAAAAGAAAGTAACCCAGTATTTAAGCGATACCAAAAAGTCCTTTACCCGCTAA
- a CDS encoding acyl-CoA thioesterase, translating into MARIKVDLPDQFSFSTIIPVRITDLNYGGHVGNDTVLSLIHEARVQFLQHYGYGELNIEGVGLIMSDAAIEFKQELFYADQVKVAVTANDFSKVSFDLYYKLEKETAGKTILVATAKTGMVCFDYAKKKVAAVPEGLKFRI; encoded by the coding sequence ATGGCACGTATTAAAGTTGATCTCCCGGATCAGTTCTCTTTTTCAACTATTATCCCTGTTCGTATTACCGACCTCAATTATGGAGGCCATGTAGGCAATGATACGGTACTTTCGCTTATCCATGAAGCCAGGGTGCAGTTCCTGCAGCATTATGGTTATGGTGAGTTGAACATAGAAGGTGTAGGGCTTATTATGAGTGATGCGGCGATTGAATTCAAGCAGGAACTCTTTTATGCGGACCAGGTGAAAGTAGCTGTTACGGCTAATGATTTTTCCAAAGTATCCTTTGATCTATATTATAAGCTGGAAAAAGAAACAGCGGGCAAAACGATATTGGTAGCTACTGCTAAAACCGGGATGGTCTGTTTTGATTATGCAAAGAAAAAAGTGGCTGCTGTTCCGGAGGGATTAAAATTTAGAATATAG
- a CDS encoding shikimate dehydrogenase family protein has protein sequence MRHFGLIGYPLSHSFSQKFFTDKFREEHITDCVYENFPLENIDALRAVLEQYPHLAGLNVTIPYKEKVMAYLHHQSDVVKKIGACNCIKFVNGELHGYNTDVTGFENSLRPLLESHHQKALVLGTGGAAKAIHFVLEKLGIIFLEVSRNPVSGRQISYEQLTPTILEHHTLIINTTPVGMYPNEHDCPPLPYASLTPRHYLFDLVYNPAKTLFLQKGEAQGAVIKNGADMLVIQAEESWRIWNS, from the coding sequence ATGAGACATTTTGGGCTGATCGGTTACCCGTTGAGCCATTCCTTTTCCCAAAAGTTCTTCACAGATAAATTCCGGGAAGAGCATATCACCGATTGTGTATATGAGAACTTTCCCCTGGAGAATATAGATGCATTGAGGGCTGTGCTGGAGCAATATCCGCACCTGGCAGGCCTCAATGTCACCATTCCTTACAAGGAAAAAGTGATGGCTTACCTCCATCACCAAAGCGACGTAGTGAAAAAGATCGGCGCCTGTAATTGCATCAAGTTTGTCAATGGAGAACTCCATGGCTACAATACCGATGTAACAGGGTTTGAAAATTCCCTGCGTCCTTTGTTGGAGTCCCATCACCAGAAAGCCCTTGTATTGGGCACTGGCGGAGCCGCCAAGGCCATTCATTTTGTGTTGGAAAAACTGGGCATCATATTTCTGGAAGTATCCCGCAACCCCGTTTCTGGCCGCCAGATCAGCTATGAGCAACTAACCCCCACTATCCTGGAGCACCACACCCTCATCATCAATACCACTCCCGTGGGCATGTATCCCAATGAGCATGACTGCCCCCCCTTGCCTTATGCATCACTTACCCCCCGGCATTATCTTTTTGACCTGGTATACAACCCGGCCAAAACACTGTTTCTTCAAAAAGGAGAAGCACAGGGTGCTGTGATAAAAAACGGGGCCGACATGCTCGTCATACAGGCAGAAGAAAGCTGGAGAATATGGAATAGCTGA